A genome region from bacterium includes the following:
- a CDS encoding zinc ribbon domain-containing protein, with translation MYEYLCAKCERDFEKLISSSESDERMTCPECGSHNVRKKLSLFGVGAKASLGGGTSSFGGGGCCSGGACSCH, from the coding sequence ATGTATGAATACCTCTGTGCGAAGTGTGAACGTGATTTTGAGAAACTGATTTCATCCTCCGAGAGCGATGAGAGGATGACATGCCCGGAATGCGGATCGCACAATGTCCGGAAGAAACTCTCCCTGTTTGGCGTCGGAGCGAAAGCCTCTCTCGGGGGCGGCACTTCCTCGTTTGGCGGAGGCGGCTGCTGCAGCGGCGGAGCCTGCTCTTGCCATTAG
- a CDS encoding Glu/Leu/Phe/Val dehydrogenase has translation MPKKPVEKVSILDTSGAQFMAAADKMNLDDDMRILLKSPFREVRVEVPLRKDDGSLVVYSGYRVQFNGARGPFKGGIRYHPDVTWHEICGLAELMAWKTALVNIPFGGAKGGVDVDVKDLSRAELERLTRKFISRIGRILGPYRDIPAPDMNTNAQVMAWVMDEYSSRNGYSLAAVTGKPIALGGSAGREEATGNGVVMVFGEMAKKEKWDPEKMTAAVQGFGNVGSYASLFLSQLGVKVQAISDVTGAYYSGKGIDLNHALAYRVSHGDLSGLDGVEQITNEELLALDVDVLVPAALGGVIHAENANDVRARIVLEAANAPVTDAGEKILLDKNVYIVPDILANAGGVIVSYFEWVQNIQQFTWSKKKVNTELRRILVHAAGRVHDLAEKERTSLRTAAYMIAIERVAEAERLRGA, from the coding sequence ATGCCGAAGAAGCCTGTTGAGAAGGTCAGCATCCTTGACACGTCTGGGGCCCAGTTCATGGCCGCAGCCGACAAAATGAATCTCGATGATGATATGCGGATTCTCCTGAAGTCGCCGTTTCGGGAGGTCCGCGTGGAGGTGCCGCTGCGGAAAGACGACGGTTCGCTCGTCGTTTATAGCGGCTATCGCGTGCAGTTCAACGGGGCGCGCGGGCCGTTCAAGGGGGGCATCCGCTACCACCCGGATGTGACCTGGCATGAGATTTGCGGTCTGGCGGAGCTCATGGCCTGGAAAACAGCCCTGGTGAATATCCCCTTCGGCGGCGCGAAGGGTGGCGTCGATGTGGATGTGAAGGACCTCTCCCGAGCCGAACTCGAGCGCCTGACCCGGAAGTTCATATCCCGTATCGGCCGGATCCTGGGTCCTTACCGGGACATCCCGGCGCCCGACATGAACACGAACGCCCAGGTGATGGCCTGGGTGATGGACGAGTACAGCAGCCGGAACGGCTACAGCCTGGCGGCGGTGACCGGAAAGCCCATTGCCCTCGGCGGGTCGGCGGGCCGGGAGGAGGCGACAGGCAATGGCGTTGTGATGGTGTTTGGAGAGATGGCCAAGAAAGAGAAGTGGGACCCCGAAAAGATGACGGCCGCGGTCCAGGGATTCGGGAACGTGGGCAGCTATGCCTCCCTTTTCCTCTCGCAGCTTGGCGTGAAGGTGCAGGCCATCTCCGATGTGACCGGGGCCTATTATTCGGGAAAGGGGATTGACCTCAATCATGCCCTGGCTTACCGGGTCAGCCACGGCGATCTGTCGGGCCTGGATGGCGTCGAGCAGATCACGAACGAGGAGCTTCTGGCGCTGGATGTGGATGTTTTGGTGCCGGCGGCGCTCGGCGGTGTGATTCATGCCGAGAATGCGAACGATGTGCGGGCGCGGATTGTTCTGGAGGCGGCCAACGCGCCGGTGACCGACGCGGGCGAAAAAATTCTGCTGGACAAGAATGTTTATATTGTGCCCGACATTCTGGCCAATGCGGGCGGCGTGATTGTGTCCTATTTCGAGTGGGTCCAGAATATTCAGCAGTTCACCTGGAGCAAGAAAAAGGTGAATACCGAACTTCGCCGGATTTTGGTCCACGCCGCTGGCCGGGTACATGATCTGGCCGAAAAGGAGAGGACCTCCCTGCGAACAGCGGCTTATATGATAGCCATCGAACGGG